In Gopherus flavomarginatus isolate rGopFla2 chromosome 5, rGopFla2.mat.asm, whole genome shotgun sequence, one DNA window encodes the following:
- the LOC127050845 gene encoding zymogen granule membrane protein 16-like: protein MRLPCQGSSRIRLGASGSVTFWGSPLAELPPRLLTQLAMMLLQILGVTLLLLGDSAGQKESQRRHSYSGEYGSGSGTPFSYSGPDRWGPITALWIWEHCNSFISGIQLKFGHQWGELFGAKTGPALEVTLLPRERITQISGKHYTYIYQLIISTNHGRTFFFGQPYGYSFNAVPLSCSEYLAFITGHYSGSSLTGIAMHWADPRARE, encoded by the exons ATGCGGCTCCCTTGCCAGGGCTCCTCGCGGATCCGTCTCGGTGCCAGCGGCTCTGTGACCTTCTGGGGCTCACCCCTCGCTGAGCTTCCCCCCCGGCTCCTCACTCAGCTCGC GATGATGCTGCTGCAAATCCTCGGGGTGaccctcctgctgctgggggacTCGGCCGGGCAAAAGGAGA GCCAGCGCCGACACTCGTATTCCGGGGAGTACGGCTCGGGCTCGGGGACCCCATTTTCCTACTCGGGGCCAGACCGATGGGGCCCCATCACGGCTCTCTGGATCTGGGAGCATTGCAATAGCTTCATCAGTGG caTCCAGCTGAAGTTCGGGCACCAGTGGGGCGAGCTCTTTGGGGCGAAGACGGGGCCGGCGCTCGAGGTGACCCTGTTACCCCGTGAGCGGATCACGCAGATCTCGGGCAAACATTACACCTACATCTACCAGCTCATCATCTCCACCAACCACGGGCGAACCTTCTTCTTCGGCCAGCCCTACGGCTACAGCTTCAACGCCGTCCCGCTGAGCTGCTCCGAGTACCTGGCCTTCATCACGGGGCACTACAGCGGGTCGAGCCTCACGGGCATCGCCATGCACTGGGCCGACCCGCGGGCGCGGGAGTGA